The proteins below are encoded in one region of Canis lupus familiaris isolate Mischka breed German Shepherd chromosome 21, alternate assembly UU_Cfam_GSD_1.0, whole genome shotgun sequence:
- the CNGA4 gene encoding cyclic nucleotide-gated cation channel alpha-4 isoform X1 — MNQDSKVKTTESSPPAPPKARKLLPVLDPSGDHYYWWLNTMVFPVMYNLIIIVCRACFPDLQHSYLVAWLVLDYTSDLLYLLDIVVRFHTGFLDQGILVVDKGRISSRYVRTWSFFLDLASLMPTDLAFLRLGPHTPTVRLNRFLRAPRLFEAFDRTETRTAYPNAFRITKLMLYIFVVIHWNSCLYFALSRYLGFGRDAWVYPDPAQPGFERLRRQYLYSFYFSTLILTTVGDTPLPAREEEYLFMVGDFLLAVMGFATIMGSMSSVIYNMNTADAAFYPDHALVKKYMKQQHVNRRLERRVIDWYQHLQINKKMTNEVAILQHLPERLRAEVAVSVHLSTLSRVQIFQNCEASLLEELVLKLQPQTYSPGEYVCRKGDIGREMYIIREGQLAVVADDGVTQYAVLGAGLYFGEISIINIKGNMSGNRRTANIKSLGYSDLFCLSKEDLREVLSEYPKAQVVMEEKGREILLKMNKLDVNAEAAEIALQEATESRLRGLDQQLDDLQTKFARLLAELESSALKIAYRIERLEWQTREWPMPEEMAEADDEGEPGEGTSQGGKGRTGQEGLPDPE; from the exons ATGAACCAGGACAGCAAAGTAAAGACGACGGAGtccagcccccctgccccacccaagGCCAG GAAGTTGCTGCCTGTCCTCGACCCATCTGGGGATCACTACTACTGGTGGCTGAACACGATGGTCTTCCCAGTAATGTATAATCTCATCATCATCGTGTGCAG AGCCTGCTTTCCTGATTTGCAACACAGTTATCTGGTGGCCTGGTTAGTGCTGGACTACACAAGTGACCTGCTATACCTACTGGACATCGTGGTGCGCTTTCACACAG gatTCTTGGACCAGGGCATCCTGGTGGTGGACAAAGGCAGGATTTCAAGTCGCTACGTTCGCACTTGGAGCTTCTTCTTGGACCTGGCTTCCCTGATGCCCACAGACTTGGCCTTCCTGCGTCTGGGCCCACACACTCCTACAGTGAGGCTGAACCGCTTCCTGCGTGCGCCCCGCCTCTTTGAGGCCTTTGACCGCACAGAGACCCGCACAGCTTATCCAAACGCCTTTCGCATCACCAAGCTGatgctttacatttttgttgttatcCATTGGAACAGCTGTCTATATTTTGCCCTGTCCCGGTACCTGGGCTTCGGGCGTGATGCCTGGGTGTACCCTGACCCCGCACAGCCTGGCTTTGAGCGTCTGCGGCGCCAGTACCTCTATAGCTTTTACTTCTCCACGCTGATCTTGACCACTGTGGGTGATACGCCGCTGCCAGCGCGGGAGGAGGAGTACCTCTTCATGGTGGGCGACTTCCTACTGGCTGTCATGGGTTTTGCCACCATCATGGGTAGCATGAGCTCTGTCATCTACAACATGAACACTGCAGATGCAGCTTTCTATCCAGACCATGCACTGGTGAAGAAGTACATGAAGCAGCAGCATGTCAATCGCCGACTGGAGCGGCGAGTTATTGACTG GTACCAGCACTTGCAGATCAACAAGAAGATGACCAACGAGGTAGCCATCTTACAGCACTTGCCTGAGCGGTTGCGGGCAGAAGTGGCTGTATCTGTACACTTGTCTACTCTGAGTCGGGTGCAGatcttccagaactgtgaggccAGCCTGCTAGAGGAGCTGGTACTGAAGCTGCAGCCCCAGACTTATTCGCCGGGAGAATATGTCTGCCGCAAGGGGGACATTGGCCGGGAGATGTACATCATCCGTGAGGGTCAGTTGGCTGTGGTGGCAGATGATGGCGTCACACAGTATGCTGTGCTTGGTGCAGGGCTCTACTTTGGGGAGATCAGCATCATCAACATCAAAG GAAACATGTCTGGGAACCGCCGCacagccaacatcaagagtctaGGTTATTCAGACCTGTTTTGCCTGAGCAAGGAGGACCTGCGTGAAGTCCTGAGTGAATATCCAAAGGCCCAGGTTGTCATGGAAGAAAAGGGCCGTGAGATCCTGCTCAAAATGAACAAGTTGGATGTAAATGCTGAGGCAGCTGAGATTGCCCTACAGGAAGCCACAGAGTCTCGACTACGAGGCCTCGACCAGCAACTTGATGATCTACAGACCAAATTTGCTCGCCTCCTTGCTGAGTTGGAATCTAGTGCACTCAAGATCGCTTATCGCATTGAACGGCTAGAGTGGCAGACTCGAGAGTGGCCAATGCCTGAGGAAATGGCTGAAGCTGATGATGAGGGCGAGCCTGGGGAGGGAACTTCCCAGGGTGGAAAAGGCAGGACTGGCCAGGAGGGACTCCCAGACCCAGAGTGA
- the CNGA4 gene encoding cyclic nucleotide-gated cation channel alpha-4 isoform X2 has product MVFPVMYNLIIIVCRACFPDLQHSYLVAWLVLDYTSDLLYLLDIVVRFHTGFLDQGILVVDKGRISSRYVRTWSFFLDLASLMPTDLAFLRLGPHTPTVRLNRFLRAPRLFEAFDRTETRTAYPNAFRITKLMLYIFVVIHWNSCLYFALSRYLGFGRDAWVYPDPAQPGFERLRRQYLYSFYFSTLILTTVGDTPLPAREEEYLFMVGDFLLAVMGFATIMGSMSSVIYNMNTADAAFYPDHALVKKYMKQQHVNRRLERRVIDWYQHLQINKKMTNEVAILQHLPERLRAEVAVSVHLSTLSRVQIFQNCEASLLEELVLKLQPQTYSPGEYVCRKGDIGREMYIIREGQLAVVADDGVTQYAVLGAGLYFGEISIINIKGNMSGNRRTANIKSLGYSDLFCLSKEDLREVLSEYPKAQVVMEEKGREILLKMNKLDVNAEAAEIALQEATESRLRGLDQQLDDLQTKFARLLAELESSALKIAYRIERLEWQTREWPMPEEMAEADDEGEPGEGTSQGGKGRTGQEGLPDPE; this is encoded by the exons ATGGTCTTCCCAGTAATGTATAATCTCATCATCATCGTGTGCAG AGCCTGCTTTCCTGATTTGCAACACAGTTATCTGGTGGCCTGGTTAGTGCTGGACTACACAAGTGACCTGCTATACCTACTGGACATCGTGGTGCGCTTTCACACAG gatTCTTGGACCAGGGCATCCTGGTGGTGGACAAAGGCAGGATTTCAAGTCGCTACGTTCGCACTTGGAGCTTCTTCTTGGACCTGGCTTCCCTGATGCCCACAGACTTGGCCTTCCTGCGTCTGGGCCCACACACTCCTACAGTGAGGCTGAACCGCTTCCTGCGTGCGCCCCGCCTCTTTGAGGCCTTTGACCGCACAGAGACCCGCACAGCTTATCCAAACGCCTTTCGCATCACCAAGCTGatgctttacatttttgttgttatcCATTGGAACAGCTGTCTATATTTTGCCCTGTCCCGGTACCTGGGCTTCGGGCGTGATGCCTGGGTGTACCCTGACCCCGCACAGCCTGGCTTTGAGCGTCTGCGGCGCCAGTACCTCTATAGCTTTTACTTCTCCACGCTGATCTTGACCACTGTGGGTGATACGCCGCTGCCAGCGCGGGAGGAGGAGTACCTCTTCATGGTGGGCGACTTCCTACTGGCTGTCATGGGTTTTGCCACCATCATGGGTAGCATGAGCTCTGTCATCTACAACATGAACACTGCAGATGCAGCTTTCTATCCAGACCATGCACTGGTGAAGAAGTACATGAAGCAGCAGCATGTCAATCGCCGACTGGAGCGGCGAGTTATTGACTG GTACCAGCACTTGCAGATCAACAAGAAGATGACCAACGAGGTAGCCATCTTACAGCACTTGCCTGAGCGGTTGCGGGCAGAAGTGGCTGTATCTGTACACTTGTCTACTCTGAGTCGGGTGCAGatcttccagaactgtgaggccAGCCTGCTAGAGGAGCTGGTACTGAAGCTGCAGCCCCAGACTTATTCGCCGGGAGAATATGTCTGCCGCAAGGGGGACATTGGCCGGGAGATGTACATCATCCGTGAGGGTCAGTTGGCTGTGGTGGCAGATGATGGCGTCACACAGTATGCTGTGCTTGGTGCAGGGCTCTACTTTGGGGAGATCAGCATCATCAACATCAAAG GAAACATGTCTGGGAACCGCCGCacagccaacatcaagagtctaGGTTATTCAGACCTGTTTTGCCTGAGCAAGGAGGACCTGCGTGAAGTCCTGAGTGAATATCCAAAGGCCCAGGTTGTCATGGAAGAAAAGGGCCGTGAGATCCTGCTCAAAATGAACAAGTTGGATGTAAATGCTGAGGCAGCTGAGATTGCCCTACAGGAAGCCACAGAGTCTCGACTACGAGGCCTCGACCAGCAACTTGATGATCTACAGACCAAATTTGCTCGCCTCCTTGCTGAGTTGGAATCTAGTGCACTCAAGATCGCTTATCGCATTGAACGGCTAGAGTGGCAGACTCGAGAGTGGCCAATGCCTGAGGAAATGGCTGAAGCTGATGATGAGGGCGAGCCTGGGGAGGGAACTTCCCAGGGTGGAAAAGGCAGGACTGGCCAGGAGGGACTCCCAGACCCAGAGTGA